A section of the Euwallacea fornicatus isolate EFF26 chromosome 12, ASM4011564v1, whole genome shotgun sequence genome encodes:
- the LOC136342459 gene encoding uncharacterized protein isoform X1, translated as MGFFDELLLKNKKEKSAKPDRTRRPLPNANSGRLRPPSQPPPPRHPNGRPSPVSPTTLFGSLRRFKAGAVTSTPKNPSTFYSDLNRNSPANQISRRVDNNANFTHERDDPRSGRGKENVGNNKDIFRVGRTNISKEKTKTSTLLRVPSKTLGQNPTKPKRPITVAVPNHVFLRRGHKEGQNHQDNISRTSSITNLDSLDPNLPASQTVKGAKPKKASSKEKIDKQAQDAKKVTKNNNKLEPALPPSSGPPLSYSADSLQENELHQLRKQLKDMADEKSSLALQLGEQRGQLNVLQNEIIKLKTFQEDSNLEMEKLAEENTALRNRLRDVAHSPLSDNEKQQLLFESRHHSSAPASIATNVLDDNGGDATTCTTPDWDKQSSGNVSEVSVACLQDKINQMQETHYSTNEELQATLQELTDLQRQLTELQQENERLNEEKTLMFDSLCRQTERLNDSRQEVDSLKQLLYRERSDEPGQLESAAEREEKLVDLLRSAQEEREQLLIKLEQVQGELHDSRSGNIEKTDTISQLSERVKTLECTLDAKHAEHKQLDQELAQAKDQSSGKQIEIDRLSDLLENARTKINELEQDRTLSDKSELDELLDNARKEKDQLESEVSYLKEQLARSKNEIEKLKEQVLVLQEECKVTRNNAKSTQSDLEYKCEKLTSEKTSLGDQLQQFQEAVNELQVQTQCHIEDKRQLSAVLSETQRNLSETERKNLTLESEIQELKKLRSEENDEWEKFQNDLLTSVRVANDFKTEAQQELQKIILENKTYRERVRLLEGQLEKLKGGTEHTSTPTQTDIILTHQIVSLARNLDPSIPSRLSWLDRASSPPGSMDKLFPALNKERKAKSKENLAESASERSSKQQHKRQESGERFRFGLKKSRSRDDLVGMGGGEDERWEMVESEPMTPIEKSRNKEDLERYTKGHKRSKSKESLASSSAEIEKGTRGFLRWNKSKENLEQLDGPPPKENPFSMLRKNKSRENLDQLKTEYFEENKPSKTPDSLSDSGKSDQKSEFLAKFIKKREKKPTARLKFAPHQKFMSIEEETLLKSLDKWYGNIDETIPDELLTKEEQAVRKLKILFEDEMLKEKPFAHKPKEKLAISKPLLESVVQNPKLERIFMDPNLPSVEGDVRQSALEEICSMAGSQTMTNIPKGKQASKSLENINVFEEERTNSELCSLGYRSVEVDSPSQGQYRTVSYNRMSSDILPTDSASNPRFSLLPKPDISIKYENLDKIVREIPKGASESKLTEEQRFALKLKQALDEREKESAMKKITTKKKTTIRGQEISLPVKESVEKNWKLKEILLNPKIRIARERHLNQIEWTRHSTDISSDLGSPQRPLHNPKRSSLKATSKSHEDISFLFIPENSLLNMFEVNGDKEESENSFTSAEFNLDTGKIVKTFEISDVQLTNSGESKEDLLYNETINKAKIKEKRESQQLIEKMINELSKQEKERDKEIHHPKIIEARERYKIELQLALKRLESDEMKENIRKQRENVEKRSQADSKPNKEESKYTIATIKRKSEVQPKNTLERLYIISPPSEFAEADEAIEDINPTSFKSLSGTAVEVDLNLSKPEEILTETHRVTVEYPREAQEALATVEKVGNVTFTTSERTSADIEAANTDSINSEDFSNFITDQKSARALDVVKNLPEMHQAFVTVEKVGNATLVEPKTTQIDNEPINAVSTDSEGFCNIPADQKPARPLAVVANLPEVHEAIVTIEKVGNATLMELERAQFTGESVKPVPIELEGFSKVPANQKSTKPVIAVGHLPEVYKASVAPVKIGNATLVQPKTAQTVVATTQSALINSEDLANTPADQKSSRPLSIVEDVPVYETSVAVHEVGSTVLVDPEIMHSNVNATNPVLDELDDLSDASVADDKESLSERSRAVGDVQEASVVIEEIVDAGDKQINAEYPLEDHEPSITSYEVSYPTVVDPEYSREVSQNSIVSSENYVIVEYDEDVQSDDDSQLSFNSNTLKENRYGVIGRKKIRQNYRNVVKEFKTKFPTEETNEAMQELTPESDRKSYLEYEQSFIEDFFQPVKFFEAGVDYSALVADAEPDDESQITHEDKPASMSQIDQDMQDIMDRYLHTRASFLVKSVDNSALKKYDKQENLTVIIDHPGTWEIAQPVMAIEEQTATLADAPIEEYMVEPKEEEFLSLEDLQFIEEMKHKYAAADTVSSISEKSLDDEVQDGLKVPKVRKPRPLSEINEYDLNLIARVSMPDMESPTSCESAIPMIKDNKPLPLRLNPNKPHDLPPPRPVSQTYPQVPLRKKGPKKQGLEDHPKRLSDLIFNETIFIPISKIPMKAPSDVSPIFSAHGDKETIFLPLRTESPSDSEQNAKICTNLNKHSPATTPSHWSNSLKKGLLDSPTGYEPVYTSHDQNPQEPSESSKKPLPTPRYVNRVNKNGGALSSTMTDPDQNFSAAGHSRPQSLSDTKTNNGLGGGLEVDSNGQSQEVISIEESKGPTNMLLETWMNMTEMAQSCEGNSSTMAETADIARVNAVQDDIEEVPREQNTPDNSNVHLFNVDSQDSYDSYLELFQSKESKDFQILTGQQPLSRRTQVTNSTTIDHENKPSIPKVVDFVPLDNKATSEFPAGQTSNSYDTLEREKTFHVLEKAANIGSSKSADNIQGKEDSSTAEPSSVEVLARKCSSFSKTRSKSHTSTSFTQAKKIFEALAEANKDERPKSVVSKGSPKGPMRNSNNFENVKTGRKE; from the exons AGGGCACAAGGAGGGCCAAAACCACCAGGATAATATTTCCCGGACGTCTTCCATTACGAATTTAGACTCTCTGGATCCGAATCTTCCTGCGAGTCAAACGGTCAAGGGAGCCAAGCCAAAGAAAGCCTCGTCGAAGGAGAAGATCGACAAGCAGGCGCAGGATGCCAAGAAAG TTaccaaaaacaacaacaaactaGAACCAGCTCTACCTCCCTCATCCGGGCCGCCACTGTCCTATTCCGCGGACTCTCTACAAGAGAACGAGCTACATCAGCTTCGCAAGCAGCTGAAAGACATGGCCGACGAGAAGAGTTCATTAGCGTTGCAGCTGGGCGAGCAACGGGGGCAGCTGAACGTTTTACAAAACGaaattatcaaattgaaa ACTTTCCAAGAGGACAGCAACTTGGAAATGGAGAAACTGGCTGAAGAGAATACTGCCTTGCGAAACAGGCTGAGGGACGTTGCCCATTCTCCGTTAAGCGATAACGAGAAGCAGCAACTCCTGTTCGAAAGCAGACATCACAGCAGCGCCCCAGCGTCCATAGCCACCAAC GTTTTAGACGACAACGGCGGGGACGCCACCACGTGCACCACCCCTGACTGGGACAAGCAATCCAGCGGGAACGTTAGCGAGGTGTCGGTGGCCTGTTTGCAAGACAAGATTAACCAAATGCAGGAGACCCATTACAG TACAAACGAGGAACTTCAGGCTACACTTCAGGAGCTGACAGATCTGCAACGCCAGTTAACTGAGCTTCAGCAGGAAAACGAGAGGTTGAACGAGGAGAAGACGTTGATGTTTGACAGTTTGTGCAGACAAACTGAGAGACTGAACGATTCCAGGCAGGAAGTCGATAGTCTGAAACAGCTACTTTACAG AGAGCGCTCGGATGAACCGGGACAGTTAGAAAGCGCAGCGGAGCGCGAAGAGAAACTGGTGGATTTGCTGAGGTCCGCCCAAGAGGAGAGGGAGCAGCTGCTGATCAAGTTGGAACAGGTGCAGGGGGAACTTCACGATTCCCGTTCCGGTAATATCGAGAAGACCGATACGATTTCTCAGTTGTCGGAGAGAGTGAAGACGTTAGAGTGCACGTTGGACGCGAAACATGCGGAGCACAAGCAGCTGGATCAGGAGTTGGCGCAGGCCAAGGACCAGAGCTCCGGGAAGCAGATCGAGATCGACAGGTTGTCGGATCTATTGGAGAATGCCAGGACTAAG ATTAACGAGTTGGAACAAGACCGAACCCTCAGCGACAAAAGCGAACTGGACGAGCTTTTGGACAACGCGAGGAAAGAGAAAGACCAACTCGAATCCGAGGTCAGCTATCTGAAAGAGCAGTTGGCGAGGAGCAAAAACGAGATTGAAAAGCTGAAAGAGCAAGTCTTAGTTTTACAG GAAGAGTGCAAAGTGACCAGAAACAACGCCAAATCGACCCAATCCGATTTGGAATACAAATGCGAGAAATTGACTTCAGAAAAGACCTCTTTAGGGGACCAGTTGCAACAATTCCAAGAGGCCGTGAACGAGCTTCAA gtGCAAACCCAATGCCATATAGAAGACAAACGTCAACTCTCGGCAGTCCTTAGTGAGACTCAAAGGAACCTGAGCGAGACCGAACGGAAAAATTTGACCCTGGAAAGCGAGATCCAGGAATTGAAGAAACTGCGCTCCGAGGAG AACGACGAGTGGGAAAAGTTCCAAAACGACCTACTGACTTCAGTGCGAGTGGCCAACGATTTCAAAACAGAGGCGCAGCAGGAGTTGCAGAAAATCATTCTGGAGAACAAGACTTACAGGGAGAGAGTGAGACTGTTAGAGGGCCAGTTGGAGAAGCTTAAAG GTGGAACTGAACATACATCGACACCCACACAGACTGACATCATTCTAACGCATCAAATAGTGTCCCTTGCCAGGAACTTGGACCCAAGTATACCCTCGAGATTGTCCTGGCTGGATCGTGCGTCCTCGCCTCCCGGCAGCATGGACAAACTTTTCCCCGCGTTGAATAAAGAAAGGAAAGCCAAAAGCAAAGAGAATTTAGCCGAGAGTGCCTCGGAAAGATCGAGCAAGCAGCAACATAAAAGGCAGGAGAGTGGAGAAAGGTTCAGGTTTGGTCTAAAAAAGAGCAGAAGCAGAGATGATTTGGTGGGAATGGGTGGTGGAGAGGACGAACGTTGGGAGATGGTTGAAAGTGAGCCCATGACTCCCATCGAAAAAAGTAGGAACAAGGAAGATTTGGAGCGCTACACTAAAGGCCACAAGAGGAGCAAGAGTAAGGAGAGTTTAGCAAGTAGCAGTGCTGAAATTGAAAAGGGTACCAGAGGCTTTTTGAGGTGGAACAAAAGCAAAGAAAATTTGGAGCAGCTAGACGGGCCCCCACCCAAGGAGAATCCTTTCTCAATGctaaggaaaaataaaagtcgCGAAAATTTAGACCAACTCAAAACTGAatatttcgaagaaaacaAACCGTCGAAGACGCCGGATTCGTTGTCTGACAGCGGTAAATCGGACCAAAAATCGGAATTTCTggcaaaatttatcaaaaagcGGGAAAAGAAACCCACCGCCCGATTAAAATTCGCTCCCCACCAAAAATTCATGTCCATAGAAGAAGAAACTCTCCTTAAATCCTTGGACAAGTGGTATGGCAACATTGACGAAACTATTCCTGACGAATTGTTGACCAAAGAGGAACAAGCtgttagaaaattgaaaattctattCGAAGATGAGATGCTCAAAGAAAAGCCGTTTGCTCATAAGCCGAAAGAAAAACTGGCCATCAGCAAGCCACTGTTGGAGTCAGTGGTACAGAACCCTAAACTAGAGCGAATATTCATGGACCCAAATCTTCCTTCGGTGGAGGGAGACGTCAGGCAAAGCGCTCTCGAAGAAATTTGCTCAATGGCTGGTTCTCAAACCATGACCAATATCCCGAAAGGCAAGCAAGCAAGCAAGAGTctggaaaatataaatgtattcgAAGAAGAACGGACCAACTCGGAATTGTGTTCCCTAGGATATAGATCAGTTGAAGTCGATTCGCCGAGCCAGGGACAATATAGAACTGTCTCCTATAACAGAATGTCCAGTGATATTTTACCTACAGATTCGGCCTCAAATCCCCGTTTTTCGCTACTGCCCAAGCCAGACATTTCCATAAAGTACGAGAACTTGGACAAAATAGTGCGTGAAATTCCAAAGGGGGCTTCAGAAAGCAAACTGACTGAGGAGCAGAGGTTCGCGCTTAAGCTTAAACAGGCTTTGGATGAACGCGAAAAGGAGTCAGCTATGAAAAAGATAACAACGAAGAAGAAAACTACAATAAGAGGACAGGAGATCAGCCTCCCTGTTAAGGAATCTGTGGAGAAAAACTGGAAACTGAAGGAAATACTGCTAAACCCAAAAATAAGAATCGCCCGAGAGAGGCATCTGAACCAGATTGAGTGGACGCGGCATAGCACCGACATCAGTAGTGATTTAGGAAGCCCCCAGCGCCCCTTACATAACCCCAAAAGAAGCTCCTTGAAGGCCACCAGCAAATCCCACGAGGACATATCTTTTCTGTTCATTCCGGAGAATTCTCTGTTGAACATGTTCGAAGTGAACGGCGATAAGGAGGAATCGGAGAACTCATTTACTAGTGCCGAATTCAATTTGGATACCGGGAAAATCGTCAAGACGTTCGAGATTTCAGATGTACAACTTACAAACTCTGGCGAAAGCAAGGAAGACTTACTATATAACGAAACCATAAATAAGGCCAAGATTAAAGAGAAACGCGAGTCGCAACAACTTATCGAGAAAATGATCAACGAGCTGTCGAAACAGGAGAAGGAGCGAGACAAGGAGATCCATCATCCTAAGATAATAGAGGCTCGGGAGCGATATAAAATAGAATTGCAGCTGGCGTTGAAGAGGCTGGAATCCGACGAAATGAAGGAGAACATAAGGAAGCAGCGTGAGAACGTTGAGAAACGATCTCAAGCTGACTCGAAGCCAAATAAGGAGGAATCTAAATATACCATTGCTACCATAAAGAGAAAATCAGAAGTACAACCTAAAAACACCCTTGAAAGATTATACATTATATCTCCACCATCGGAATTTGCTGAAGCCGATGAAGCCATCGAAGACATAAATCCCACGAGTTTTAAGAGTTTATCTGGGACGGCAGTCGAAGTCGACCTAAATTTGTCAAAACCTGAAGAAATCCTCACCGAAACGCACCGTGTAACGGTTGAATATCCTCGAGAAGCCCAAGAGGCTTTGGCTACAGTTGAAAAAGTTGGAAATGTAACTTTTACAACCTCTGAAAGAACATCGGCTGATATAGAAGCTGCAAACACAGATTCAATCAATTCGGaagatttttctaattttattacagATCAGAAATCGGCAAGGGCGCTGGACGTAGTGAAGAACCTTCCAGAAATGCACCAGGCTTTTGTTACGGTAGAGAAGGTTGGAAACGCAACATTAGTGGAACCAAAAACGACGCAGATCGACAACGAACCTATAAACGCGGTTTCGACGGATTCGGAaggtttttgtaatattcCTGCAGATCAGAAACCAGCAAGGCCCCTAGCGGTAGTAGCGAACCTTCCGGAAGTGCACGAGGCTATTGTCACAATAGAGAAAGTTggaaatgcaactttgatGGAGCTGGAAAGGGCACAGTTTACCGGCGAAAGTGTTAAACCGGTTCCAATCGAATTGGAAGGTTTTTCTAAAGTTCCTGCAaatcaaaaatcaacaaaGCCGGTAATTGCAGTGGGTCACCTCCCAGAAGTCTATAAGGCTTCTGTTGCACCagtaaaaattggaaatgcaACTTTAGTCCAACCGAAAACAGCACAGACTGTGGTGGCAACTACACAATCGGCTCTAATTAATTCGGAAGATTTAGCTAATACTCCTGCAGATCAAAAATCATCAAGGCCGCTAAGTATAGTGGAGGATGTCCCAGTCTACGAGACTTCCGTTGCAGTTCATGAAGTTGGAAGTACAGTTTTGGTGGATCCTGAAATAATGCATTCTAACGTCAATGCTACAAACCCGGTTCTAGATGAACTAGACGATTTGTCCGACGCTTCAGTTGCTGATGACAAAGAATCACTTAGTGAAAGATCGCGAGCTGTGGGAGATGTTCAAGAAGCCTCTGTTGTAATAGAAGAAATTGTAGATGCCGGTGACAAACAAATCAATGCTGAATATCCTCTAGAAGACCACGAACCTTCGATTACATCATACGAAGTGTCATATCCGACCGTCGTAGACCCAGAATATTCACGGGAAGTTTCCCAAAATTCTATAGTAAGCAGTGAAAATTATGTGATTGTGGAATATGATGAAGATGTTCAATCTGACGATGATAGCCAATTGAGCTTTAATAGCAATACGCTTAAAGAAAACCGCTACGGGGTCAtcggaaggaaaaaaattagacaaaattaTAGGAACGTTGTTAAAGAATTCAAAACCAAGTTTCCCACCGAAGAAACAAATGAAGCAATGCAAGAATTAACTCCCGAGAGTGACAGGAAAAGCTATTTAGAATATGAACAATCCTTTATCGAAGACTTCTTCCAACCCGTCAAATTCTTTGAAGCTGGCGTGGATTACAGCGCTCTGGTTGCAGATGCAGAGCCAGATGATGAATCTCAAATAACCCATGAGGACAAGCCAGCTTCCATGTCTCAAATTGATCAAGACATGCAGGACATCATGGACAGGTATCTGCATACCAGAGCCTCTTTTTTGGTCAAATCGGTCGACAATAGCGCATTGAAGAAATACGACAAGCAAGAGAATTTAACAGTTATTATTGACCATCCCGGAACCTGGGAAATAGCGCAGCCTGTAATGGCAATTGAAGAACAGACGGCTACTCTCGCAGATGCTCCAATTGAAGAATATATGGTTGAACCAAAAGAAGAAGAGTTTCTTTCCCTGGAGGATTTACAGTTTATTGAGGAGATGAAGCACAAATATGCTGCAGCTGACACAGTCTCCTCGATTTCTGAGAAGAGTCTGGATGATGAGGTGCAGGATGGTCTTAAGGTTCCAAAGGTGAGAAAGCCCAGGCCCTTGTCTGAGATCAATGAATACGACCTGAATTTGATTGCGAGAGTTTCTATGCCAGATATGGAGAGCCCCACATCTTGTGAGTCAGCGATCCCCATGATTAAAGACAATAAGCCCTTACCTCTGCGTTTGAATCCTAACAAACCTCATGATCTGCCACCCCCGAGACCGGTGTCTCAAACATATCCCCAGGTTCCCTTGAGAAAAAAAGGCCCCAAAAAGCAAGGTCTCGAAGACCACCCCAAGCGCCTTTCTGATTTGATTTTCAATGAAACTATTTTCATACCTATTTCCAAAATTCCGATGAAAGCCCCTTCAGACGTAAGCCCAATCTTTTCAGCACATGGCgataaagaaacaattttcttacCTTTAAGAACCGAATCTCCTTCCGACAGCGAACAAAACGCAAAGATTTGCACAAACCTCAACAAACATTCACCTGCAACCACGCCTTCCCATTGGTCTAACAGCCTGAAAAAGGGGCTGCTGGACTCCCCCACAGGTTATGAACCAGTTTATACCAGTCATGATCAGAATCCTCAGGAACCCTCAGAAAGTTCGAAAAAACCTTTACCGACGCCACGATACGTCAATCGTGTCAATAAAAATGGCGGCGCATTGTCAAGCACTATGACCGATCCAGATCAAAATTTCAGTGCTGCGGGCCATTCACGGCCCCAAAGCCTTAGTGATACGAAAACCAATAACGGCCTTGGCGGTGGGTTAGAAGTTGACAGCAATGGCCAGTCCCAGGAAGTGATTTCAATAGAAGAGAGCAAGGGTCCAACTAACATGTTACTGGAGACATGGATGAACATGACGGAAATGGCGCAATCTTGTGAAGGAAACTCGAGTACAATGGCAGAAACAGCAGACATCGCCCGTGTTAATGCTGTGCAGGATGATATCGAAGAAGTCCCTAGAGAGCAAAACACTCCTGACAACTCCAATGTGCATCTCTTTAACGTGGATTCGCAAGATTCCTACGACTCATACCTGGAGTTATTCCAAAGCAAGGAAAGTAAAGATTTCCAAATATTGACTGGTCAGCAGCCTCTCTCCCGAAGAACCCAGGTCACAAACTCTACCACCATCGATCATGAAAATAAACCATCCATACCCAAGGTTGTGGACTTCGTCCCACTGGACAACAAAGCCACCTCAGAATTCCCTGCGGGCCAAACCAGCAACTCCTACGACACATTAGAGCGAGAGAAAACGTTCCACGTGCTGGAGAAAGCAGCGAATATTGGTAGCTCCAAGAGTGCAGACAATATTCAAGGGAAAGAGGATTCGTCGACAGCTGAACCTTCATCGGTGGAAGTGTTAGCCAGAAAATGTTCAAGTTTCTCAAAAACCAGGAGCAAAAGTCACACGAGCACTAGTTTCACGCAGGCGAAGAAAATCTTCGAAGCTCTAGCGGAGGCCAATAAAGATGAGAGGCCTAAGAGTGTAGTCAGTAAAGGTTCTCCTAAAGGTCCGATGAGGAATTCTAACAATTTTGAGAACGTGAAGACAGGCAGGAAAGAGTGA